A window of the Streptomyces sp. NBC_00454 genome harbors these coding sequences:
- the rplJ gene encoding 50S ribosomal protein L10 codes for MPTPNKAAAVAELTDQFRDSNAAVLTEYRGLTVAQLKTLRRSLGENAQYAVVKNTLTKIAANQAGITALDEHFAGPTAVAFITGDPVESAKSLRDFAKENPNLIIKAGVLDGKALTADEIKKLADLESREVLLSKLAGAFKGKQSQAASLFQALPSKFVRTAEALRVKLAEQGGAE; via the coding sequence ATGCCGACGCCCAACAAGGCTGCCGCGGTAGCCGAGCTCACGGACCAGTTCCGCGACTCGAACGCCGCCGTGCTGACCGAGTACCGGGGTCTCACCGTCGCGCAGCTCAAGACGCTGCGTCGCTCTCTCGGTGAGAACGCCCAGTACGCCGTGGTGAAGAACACGCTGACCAAGATTGCGGCCAACCAGGCCGGGATCACCGCGCTGGACGAGCACTTCGCTGGTCCCACCGCGGTCGCCTTCATCACCGGTGACCCGGTGGAGTCGGCGAAGAGCCTGCGTGACTTCGCCAAGGAAAACCCCAACCTCATCATCAAGGCGGGTGTCCTTGATGGTAAGGCGCTCACCGCCGATGAGATCAAGAAGCTTGCGGACCTCGAGTCCCGCGAGGTTCTGCTCAGCAAGCTGGCCGGCGCGTTCAAGGGCAAGCAGTCTCAGGCTGCCTCGCTCTTCCAGGCGCTGCCGTCGAAGTTCGTCCGCACTGCGGAAGCGCTTCGCGTCAAGCTCGCCGAGCAGGGCGGTGCCGAGTAA
- the rplL gene encoding 50S ribosomal protein L7/L12: MAKLSQEDLLAQFEELTLIELSEFVKAFEEKFDVTAAAAVAVAGPGAPVAAEAAEEQDEFDVILEGAGDKKIQVIKVVRELTSLGLKEAKDLVDGAPKPILEKVAKEAADKAAESLKAAGASVTVK, from the coding sequence ATGGCGAAGCTCTCTCAGGAAGACCTGCTCGCTCAGTTCGAGGAGCTCACCCTCATCGAGCTCTCCGAGTTCGTTAAGGCGTTCGAGGAGAAGTTCGACGTCACCGCCGCCGCGGCCGTCGCCGTTGCGGGCCCGGGTGCCCCGGTTGCCGCTGAGGCCGCTGAGGAGCAGGACGAGTTCGACGTCATCCTCGAGGGTGCCGGCGACAAGAAGATCCAGGTCATCAAGGTCGTGCGCGAGCTCACCTCCCTGGGCCTCAAGGAGGCCAAGGACCTCGTCGACGGCGCTCCGAAGCCGATCCTCGAGAAGGTCGCCAAGGAGGCCGCTGACAAGGCTGCCGAGTCCCTCAAGGCTGCCGGCGCGTCTGTGACCGTCAAGTAA